The Bacillota bacterium genomic interval ACGGTTGGAGACCCTGGGTGAAGTTCGCAAGGGCAAGAGAGTGGCTCTGATTGGTTTTCCTATCAAGAACAAGGAAGAACTCTTGGAAGTTGCCCGTAGCGAAGGCGTCGACTATAGTCTCATCTTTACCGATGACGAACGCTGGGACTTCCTCGACACCAAATCTAGTGTGGAGTTATTCAACCAGGTCTTAGAGCTAATTGGTCACTTTCGGGAGTATGATAGGGTGATTTTCCTCGGCTCCGATATGCGCGTTGAGCTCGTTGAAGGGATACTAGGTGCCGATTCGGTGATTGCAGTTACTTTGGGTCCTTCTCCGGTGACAAAGAGCGTGTACGTTGACCCGGAGGCAATCAGGGAAATTATCAGGCATGTTAAGGGACATTAGCTAACGGGAGTGGCGCTGGTGAAAAGGATCGTCAGTATCAGTATCGGATCATCCAAACGGAATCACAAAGCAGAGATGGAGGTTCTGGGGCACCGATTTTCCGTAGAGAGAATCGGTACTGACGGGGACCTAAAGAAGGCTGCACAGTTGATTCAGGACCTCGACGGCAAAATTGATTGTTTCGGTCTGGGGGGTATAGATCTGTATATTCAGGTGGGAAACCGCCGATATTACTTTCGGGAGGGAACCAAACTCGGTTCCTACGCGAAGAAAACCCCGATTGTCGATGGTTCTGGGCTGAAGAATACCTTAGAGCGCCGGGTTGTTTATCACATGAGGGACCGGTTAGGGATAGAACTCGAAGGCGCTAAGGTGTTTTTAGTGTCAGCTGCCGATCGCTTTGGGATGGCAGAGGCCCTGATGGACTGCGGAGCTAAGACTATCTACGGAGACTTAATGTTTGCCGTTGGGTTGCCCATTCCCCTTCACCGAT includes:
- a CDS encoding transcriptional regulator — encoded protein: MDVLRIGDKLISRGKLRRIIDRILEARAAGSSQQEVANQIGTDRTFISRLETLGEVRKGKRVALIGFPIKNKEELLEVARSEGVDYSLIFTDDERWDFLDTKSSVELFNQVLELIGHFREYDRVIFLGSDMRVELVEGILGADSVIAVTLGPSPVTKSVYVDPEAIREIIRHVKGH